CAAGGGGACCTTCACTTCTGAAAGAAAACCCTCTCTCCGCAACTTTAAGGTGGTACAGTGAAACTCCGAAATCTGCCAGAACAGATGTTACAGATGAGATACCGAGCTCACCAAGAACACGGTCAAAATCGGAAAAGTTTGAATGAGCAATGGTAACGTTCGGAGTGCCTTTAAAGCGTTCCTTCAGTCTTGCAACTGCATCGAGGTCTCTGTCCAGAATAACGAGTCTTCCTTTTAAAGAGATCTTCTCCAGCATTGCAGCAGAATGTCCGCCTCCTCCGCCTGTCATATCCAGAGTTATGCCATCCGGATCAACTGGCAGATACTTCAGCACCTCCCTTATCATTACCGGTATGTGCTTCATTCGTAATTACCACCCCGGCTGCTATGCCATCCGCACTGAGTCTGACAAAGCTACCTTTTTCCATAAACCTGTGGCACTCTTTCGCAAGTGTCTCACGACTCAGGTCTTTCATGTCGAAAACTGACAGGTCACAACCTGAATTTATCTTTCCGGCCAGCCAAGAAAACACTGACATAGTATGCTCCTTAATGTGTTAACCTGCGGCCTGCTCCACTTATCTGATCTTTCCTGCGAACTTCTTATAAAGTTCCGCTTTTTTGTCGTCTGAAGATTTACTCTCCCAGACAGCGGCAGGCCAGATTTCAAAATGATTACGCAGACCATTGATGATACATTCGCCCTTTATGCCGCACCTTTCTCTTATGTCAGAAGTAATCATCACACGTCCGTTTTTATCTATGGACAAATCGTCCATATCAGCATACAGCAGCCTGAGAAACTCCTGAAACTCTCCATCGTCACTGGCTTCTTCTTCCAGCCTGGCTTCCTCTCTGTCCCATTCGGCAGTTGGATAAAGTCTGAGGTGATCCTCCATTGCCAGCAGTGTAAGCTCATCACTGCCGTACTTAACCTTCAGTATGTCTCTGAACTTTGAAGGAACAGAGATTCTTCCGGTGTCACTGATTTTGTGCTGGTGGTGTCCTCTAAAACTTCCTGCCATTTTTTATACCATTCCATGCCTTATAATGACAATATCGTACAATTCATGCCAAAGTTAACAAATATTATGTGATTGTGTCAAGGGATATTGAATCTGCTACGATATGCCAGAATTAAGGCTCAGAAAGGATTTGCGCACTATTACGAGTGTTTTATTGGTAATAGTGCCTAAAAAGTGATGAAAAAAACCTCAAAAAAAAATTGTGAAATATTTTTAAAATACAAAATAGGGGGTGTTTTAATGATTAATTTTTGTGCAGCGACAAAAAAGCCCTGCCTTTCGTGACAGGGCTTTCAATCTGTTATATTTTGTTAATCAGATGCATTTAGCCTTCACAAACATCTTCTCCAGATAACCTATAAGCTGGGAAACATTTTCATGCATCTCCATCAGATCATCGTACGCTTTGTTCATATCTCCCTTGGATATCATTTCTGAAACGTGATGGGAGAGAGCGTGCACCCTCTGATGAGGTTTTTCGATGGCCTTAAAATCAGGATCGTTCTTATAAAGCCCCTGAAGCTCCTTCGAGAAATAAAGCTTGCCAAAATCGCACTCATGATCAGAGCGAAGCCCGACAGGCTGAGTTCCGCTCATAAATGCTGTAAAAACATTTTTAAGATATTTGATGTGAGCCATCTTAGCCTTAACAAAGACGATCCCCTTGCAGGACAGTTCATACTGGATAAGATCCTTTTCAAGTGTGGACAGATCATCCATAAGACCGTCTATCTGCTCCATCAGCCCCATAACATTCTGTCTGGACTGGTTGGAAGCCTCTGCGACTCTTTCAATATTGCTGGCAACCTCAGCGGTGGCACTCGCCTGCTGTTCAGCAGCGGTGGATGTATTCAGCAGGAGAGAGTTAAGCTCTTCTACCGAACTGAGAATCTCCTGAAATCTGGCGTTTGCATTTTCGCTGGTGCGAACCTGCTCCGCAATACTATCCGAAACTTCGACTGCGTTTTTATCTGCCCTTGCGACATTCTCCTGAATGACCTTCACCATCTTCTCAATCTCGTTGGTGGATGCAAGAGTTTTCTCTGCAAGCTTACGCACTTCATCAGCCACCACAGCAAAGCCTCTGCCCGCCTCACCTGCCCTTGCAGCTTCAATAGCGGCATTCAGAGCAAGAAGGTTAGTCTGCTCTGAAATATCATTGATAACTTCAACAACTGAGCCGATATTTCTGGCATTTTCTGTAAGAGAGTTGATGTCACCGGACAACGACAGAACGACCTCTTTAACGTTTTCTGACTTAATGGTTGCCTCACGTACTATATCAGAACCTTCCTGAGCCAGAGCGAGAGTCTTCTCACCTTTGGAAGCCACATCCGCCGTATTTCTGGAAATCTCTTCAACAGTAATGCTCATCTCTTCCCCTGCGGCAGCAACTGTCGCCGCAAGATCC
This window of the Denitrovibrio acetiphilus DSM 12809 genome carries:
- a CDS encoding division/cell wall cluster transcriptional repressor MraZ — encoded protein: MAGSFRGHHQHKISDTGRISVPSKFRDILKVKYGSDELTLLAMEDHLRLYPTAEWDREEARLEEEASDDGEFQEFLRLLYADMDDLSIDKNGRVMITSDIRERCGIKGECIINGLRNHFEIWPAAVWESKSSDDKKAELYKKFAGKIR